The Nicotiana tomentosiformis chromosome 2, ASM39032v3, whole genome shotgun sequence genome includes the window AATATAATATTGCATGTAGAAATATCTAACAGAATTTTCTAACTACCTGCTATATCCACCTTGCCACATCTTCTAATATGTAGTATATCTTAAAGAAATAGGCCCTGTAAATGACTTTACCCAATAAACTCATATGAAGTTTTTATGCCCTTTTTATCCTTAAATTCTTAGATGGGAGCATTTATATGGATCTTTTTACAATTCTCATAAAGGGCATGTATACCAGTTCTGAATAGATGTTGGATCTTATAACCGCCACTTGTGTGCATCCTTCTAGAAGTTTCAAAAGAATATTCTCCACTTTACTGTCTCTTTTGGGAATTTCTCCTATCAATTATGCTGTCATGAAGCTCGCATGAAGCCCTCTTAAGCCTGAAGCTTAGTGATACTCAAGATGGGTGCTTCAGCTCACATAGATAACCTTTTATGCTGGCACCAAGGTGCTAAGGCCTATGTGTCATCACCATGGCTTTGGCTTTAAGAGGGCCATACTAGACAATATAGGTAGATTGGCCAAGTAGTAGATTAATTGTTAATAAAATGTAATGAATGGAGTTTAAGTGATTATGAATAAGAAATTAGTGAAATTTGGTATCAGTACCTAGTCACAAACTTAACACTGCATCTCAACATCTAATCAGAACGTtaaattaatttttgaacttcAGCGACCTGATTTTTGCTTCATATGCTTAAGTTAATTATAGTTTTTTAATTCTTTAACAAATAATTGTTGTTTGTGTATATAGTTAATCTttcttttattatatatttatattttatttctccATTAGTGCTCTCTCTACTGAAACCCATTTGTGCTTTGCGCTTGTGTTTTATGCTTTTTGTCTGTGATAATTCTGGTTAGGATAGTCAATGCAACCTCTGTGCCTGAATTCTACGGAAAACTCACTTTAGGCATATCATTTGTATAATCTCTTCTGATATCCTGTAGGATGTCTATTTTGATGATGAATCTGCTGAAGTTGTGATATCTTCACTTCGTTTGGGGGACGATCAGGAAAGGTGGGAAAAAAATCGAGTTCAGAATGCTTTTGTCCCCCCTTACATGTATCTTTAGTATCAATCAAAATACTTTTAATTGTTTTTGCAGTGGCTCACTTTTTACAAATTCCAACTGGTTTGCTTTCGAGGATGACAGAATAGCTAATGATCAGTCTCCTGGCTCGGTTACTTCTCCCTCCCCTAACACTGAAGAGACTGATGTTATTAGGCCCGGCATGAATGATGGTGCAGCtgctgatgaagatgatgatttgGCAGATACCGCCACATCTAACCTACCTGAGCCAAAACCAAGTACTGATAATCCTTCACCCTGTAGTTTGTCTGAGGACTTGCATGATTCCACAGGTAATGATGCCAATAAGCCTCCTGAATGGGTTGAATGGCGAGAAAGTTCTGATACAATTAGAATGTCCAATCAAACCCCGGATTCACCTGATGTAGCTGATGTGGTTGAGCCTTCTTTACCTAATGGTGAGGTCAAAGTGGAATCAGAAGCTCTGAAGGATACTGTTCAGTCAAAAGAAAAGAACGCAAATATTTCACCCGCTAATGGGTCCACCAGTAATGTGGAAAAAGATTGTGAAGGATCACCAGGTGATACCTCACAGCCTCCAGAAACAGATGGGAGCCAAATCGCTAGAAATCTTAATTCTGGTAGTACGGAGAAGCCACCTGCTGGAACTGAGGTATTATCTAGTGGAGAAAGAGAGAAGTGAAGTGCAGAACTACTGTGAATTCTTTATGTGCAGCTGTTGGGGAGCAAACCTAGCACTTTTGCCATAGAACTGGCATGCTGATGAATCTCAGCTATTGCTGTCAGCTGGGACTAATACGTGGTTTTGGAGCCTGATGTACATTGCTGGGTCTTAATATTCAACTTAGCCGCAGATGATTCTTTCCTCAACTTAGGTAAAGACTGCTCTCTCTTTCTTTTCACTTGTAAAGGGCTTTAGTGCAGGTGATTCAGTAGATCATAATTTTATTCACTATTAACACAGTTGCCTCTAGATGAGTCCAAACTGCTAAAGGAGGTTGTATGCAGTACACGTTGAAAGGATATTGTTTATATCTCATAGTTGTCATTTATTGTCTTAATCTGCTGTCATCGCCAAATTACTTGATCATGGTTGGTGAAGTAGGTCATAGTTATTAGTTATAAGATGTTGCAATTGGCTCCACCCCCTTCTCTTCTACTAAAGCTTGATATCAATTGATTTGATTCTATGGTTCATGATCTAATACACGTGCATTTGGTTTAGATTCACGTATCATATATTTTAACAATTTCCCAGAGAATGGATACCCAGAATAAGTTCCCGCTACAAGGGATATCAGAGCATCATCCGCCCTTAATTTATGTACATACAACCCACCAAATCCGCGGAGACCGGAGAGTGTAAGGTAAAATGAAAGTGAGATGCTTTCACCTATATAAAACAATCAAACCATGCCTCTGTCTGGTGGAGGTGGAGCTCACCACTGGTAGGAGAGACAAGTCTTGAAGAAAACTTGGTATGTAGTTTATCGATAATCACATTTGAAATTCATAAGTCACTATTAAAACAATATGCGTAATTATACAATCAACACAGACATACATGTCTAGGGAAAATACCATAAGAATTGGGTAACTATGCATCAAAAGCGAAGTAAAAAAAGCCGCAAGCGCATAAATGTAATGCCGCAAACTGCATCTAAGTGTAAGACATCAAATAATCCACGCCTGCACGAGTGGTTCTAGAGTTAAAAAAAAAATGCCATCCCCATTCCCCACTAAGAGAGGCGAACACTAAAGTCAGAAGCTTATAGTATTATCTAAAAACAAAATTTCATTTAAGCATGGAGCGTCAAGCATGAAAAGGTTCATTTAACATTAATTGTTCTATTTAAATTAAGTTTCTTAAACTTTAGAATAAACATGTTACATATGTCAAAAATCACTTTGGAAGTCCAAGTTACATTATAAAAACATACGGTAGTTTAATATCTCACATAGTAAACATATCATTTGATAACTTCATAACTTAGCCGCGCAAAATATGTTCGCCCCAACATGCTCAATGTCACAAAACACTTTAAATAACCTTCATGCATCTAATCAAATAATTGAAAGACATGCACTTTagagaaaatacaattaaaaGATTATGTCTCCATTTATCTCAATTCTAACTTGTAGAAATGGAGACACGAGTGCAATCAACGCCTTAGCGACGTTCAATCTCAGATGTAATAaacgtaaaaatagcacgggctagccagttttcggactggtaattcaaaaatagccagcgtttgcaaagttattgaaaaatagtcactattttgctgcaacacggaccggtccagcataatatactagagattggtgcacctgtgtatgaacttctagcatattatgttggatttccaacacgcggaaagttccagcataatatactggagattaaagcacctgtgtatgaacttccaacatattatgctggaccggtatattatactggaactccagtatattatgctggagttccagtattaTACTGGAACTTCAGTATAATTATACTggagtataatatactggaacttcAGTATATtcggagttccagtatattatactagaactccagtatattctgctggaatattttccggattttgaacactgttttcgttcagatttatcttcaCATGAAAAATGATTAAATTTTgaatacttttgaaactgtggctatttttcaattatcactgGTAAATCTgataatttttgaatttctccctaaTTTAACCATGTAAGCCTAACAAGACCAATTATATCTAAGGACTTGGCCATGGGTCCTTAAATCCTTTTTGTGAAACTTAATTCACCCATCCTATAGCATATTGACCTATCCATAAGCTGAAAAAAGTGTATCTAATACTTAGTTAGATACACTATTCCTACTATTAATGATGTAGTAGTTCACTATTACAATATCCATATCCTAATTTgatattgtttttaaaaaaaatgacaaTGAAACATTGGGGACCAAAACATAGTTATATTGCAAAAAGATAAGGAGTGAAACGCTATATTATACAAATTTCATAGTTCCAAATGAACTTTTCACGAAGATCCTTTAGGTATATCAAAATCCCAACTTCCACCCAATTAAACCCCTTATTTTCCACCGAACTCTCTCATCGTCGTCAATCTAGAATCTCCGATCACAATGCTCGGCGGCTTGTACGGTGATCTTCCACCGCCGTCGTCCTCCGGCGACGACGACAAACCCAGCAACAGCACCAGCGCTAATGTATGGTCTAGCAGCACTAAGATGGCCCCGCCAGCTCTCCGCAAAACCTTCGCCCCACCCCAAACCCTTCTCCGACCTCAGCCCAAACCCAAACCCCAGCCTTCATTATCAGCAGCTCCTAAGCCCATCCCCCTCGACGAGAACACCAACCCTAACCCCACACTCTCCGCAACGTCGTCGTTTCAACCTGCCCTAGTGGCTGTTACAAGCTCCGTATTAGAAGAATACGATCCAGCCCGGCCCAACGATTACGAAGAGTATCGGAGGGAGAAGAAGAGGAAGCAAATGGAGGCTGAAGTGAGGAGGGAGTTAGAAGAGAGGGAGAGGAGGGAGATGGAGAGGGAGAGGGAGGAGAAGgagaagagagagaaagagagagaattgAACATTTCAGGGGAGGAGGCGTGGCGGCGTAGGGCGGCAATGAGTGGTGGTGGAGGAGGCAGTAGTGCTCCTCCGCCACGGTCGACTTCGCCGCCACCGGGGAATGAGTTTAGTATAGGGAGATCAGAGAGTGGGGGTTTGGGATTGGGTGCTGAGGGAAAAATGACAGCTGCACAAAGGATGATGGCTAAGATGGGTTGGAAGGAAGGTCAGGGACTTGGGAAGCTAGAACAGGGTATTACAACTCCATTGATGGCTAAAAAGACGGATAAGAGAGGTGGAGTTATAGTGGCTAGTGAAGcaaagcagcaacaacaacaacaacagcaacctGAAAAGAAGGTGAAGAGTGTGAATTTTAATATGCCTCCAACAAGGGTTGTACTGCTCAAGAATATGGTATGGGTTGTTAAGGCTTACTATTATTTGTTTATTATGTTTGATTGTGGATTTATATTGCATGAGATTGTTTAGCTGCATGAAGTAAGATGGTTTCTTGCTAGAATAGTTGCTTTCATAAAGTTAAGTTACTCTTCATTCCTTTCCAAGGACTTGGTTTAGTTTAGGTGCAAGTAGTTTCAGGGGCTCAGGTGTATTAATGAATCAAAGTTATTTCCACCGACGCCTTGATGGCTTCTGTGCTTTATCGTGAAAGAAAAGACTCTATGGAACTCTTGACTTTGGTTAAGAAAGAGAAGAAGCAAAAGAGAACATCATTCATCATTCAATCTTCTCTCTTAGGCTGTGCTATGAGAGTTAAGGAAATTGTCAGCCATGACAAATAATGACTATTTTGGGTATATGTATTCATGCATCAGCTAAGTGCAATATCCAAATGAATTAACAGATCATTCTTGTGTAGTTTTGTTCAATGAGTGGAATTTTGTCTTGTTTTGGCAATTCAAGTACATATTGGGCCCAAATGCACCATGATTTCTCCTTGCATTTTGATTCAATTGAATTATGTTTTCTTCTGAATACTTTCACGTTACACTAAGGGGATTCCGCTTGTTCTAGATAGAACCTCTTTTCTTCCTTAAGGTCACATTTCGTGTTCGCAAGTACCAATATCTTCATTAAAGAAGGTACAACATGTGATTCTAAGTATTTCTCCACTGCATTCTAGATTCAAAATCCGATAAGTTGTTCTGCTCATTGGGGaagtcacacacacacacacacacacacacactcttttAGTGAATGGACCAAGGGGTTAGCTTGACTCAAACTTGCCTAGCTCATACGGGTCTTTAGGTTTGTGGACATGTAGGAAGTAGAGATAGGATTATTTTAGGAAGGATCCTGATGCTGGAGCTGGTGGATTTGGTTGCAATGCGAGAATTAAGGTGAATTATATCTGAATAATTTTGGATGGATTGGATATATTTTATCAATTGTTTGATTAATGGGTTATATGTTTTTTTAAGCTATTAAACAAAACTGAAAGGTATACAACCAAATTTAGTAAAAAGAATCATGTGGAACGAGGGGAAGGTGCAGTGGGGTGCAGTGCATGCTATGTGGTGGGGCGAGGGTGGAGGCAATAAGGTCTGAGGTTGGAACTAAGAGTGCATTAGGTTACCCTACCCCCTCTCCTTTGGGATTGAATATTTCCCTTGTAAGAGGGTTAATGACCGCTACATTTCGTTGAGTGTATTCTGTTTGTATACGATAATCTTGTTTTTGGGAGGTGAATTTAAATGGGGAACATGGTTAGTGGAGTttcatatagccgaccccaaAATTATTTGGGACTGAGGTGCAGTTGTTTGTAGGATAATCTTGTTTATGGGCTGCATAATGTGTAATATTTCTTTCTTAAAGTAATGATGTTGATATATATCTTTTATTCTTAAGTCTAAATTCAttcttattttttcaaaaatctttGGGTCAAATGTTAACCTCTGCCTAGAACTCCCTTTTTCATCCATTTATTCTTCATAACTTTTTTGATCAGTAagcaatatattttattaatggaAGAAAGATCCTGACACCAAGCTGGTGATTGAATGTCCAAAAGTGGGCAGTCCCtcatacaaaaataaaagaagtgAACTGCCTCTATACAAAAATATCGAATCTTGTAACATAGCAGTGAAATCTAACATTCTGTGAGGATCATGCACATCTTGGAGTTTACATAGTGCCAGCAGATGTAAGCATTTGTGTTACAGCTGTTGTACAGAAGTTGCCTTGGTAGCTACATTTTGTACTTCTGGTTGTGGTTGTCTGACAATATTTGTGACTGGAGCTGTGTAATGCCAAATGTGATTCAAATATCTTATTGAGAAATTGCCCTTTGCTTAATTCAAAGAGAAGTTGAAACAAATACACCATCATAACAGGATTGGAGGCCCATTGTGCCAAAACAACTAAAAAAATGTGTAAACCAAAGGgcaatttcttctttttttacctGATCAAAAAAGAAATTTCCCTTTGGTGTACACATTTTTTAGTTGTTTTGGCGCAATGGGCCTCCAATCCTGTTATGATTGTGTATTTGTTTCAACTTCCCTTTGAATTAAGCAAAGGAGTGTGCTTTGGAATGCCCAAATATTGTGATTTGTGGAGCATTCCTTTTCCCTACGGACTAAATAATACCAGGattgataagattaggaatgaagatattcaggTTAGGGTGAGAGTGATTCCGGTAGAGGACAAGATACGGGAAGCAAGGGTTAgatggtttgggcatgtgaagaggaggagCGCAGATGCCCTAGTAAGGAGGTGCGAGAGATTGGCCTTGGTGGGTTTGAggagaggtaggcctaagaagtactggGAAGGGGTGATTATGCATATGGTGTTGCTTCAGCTtgccgaggacatgacccttgataggaaagtGTGAAGGTCGAGAATTAAGGTAGAAGGCTAGTAGGTACCCGAGAGGGTTCCTTTTCCATACTAGTAGTTAGTAGTATTAGTGTTAGTATGGTGTTGTATTATTGTTAGATTTCTATTACTACGTGTTCTTCCTTTCGCTTCgttttcttattatcttgttgttgttaaTGCTTGTGCTACTGCTTTCTTTTCATctttccttgagccgagggtctattggaaacaccttcaaggtaggggtaagatctgcgtacacactaccctcttcagactccacttgtgggattatactggattttTTGTTATTGTTACTAAAGACTCATTTCTCTTATGTGATACCATTCTTCTTTCAAATTCAGTGTCCACCTTTCTTTCGTGGTCGTGGCGAAATAGTGTCCACTTCAACTTTTCAAACATATAATACTTTTACAGAAAGCTGAATTTCTCAATTACAACTGTTTCATTTGATAAAGTCAGTTACAACTGTTTCATATTTCATTAAAAAATCAAAAAGTAAAATATGGACCAATTTGTTGCCTTTTTCAAAATGTGAATGATCGTAACACTCTTACAGTGTAAACTCAACTGAATGGAGGAGtgacaattttatcttcttttttgatCTCTTAGTTTTTAGTGGAATATTTTGGATCAAAATCATAGTTTTGCCATTTAATGAAAAGTGGGCTCGCATGAGGTTATGCTTTCCACGAGCTTCATATCTTCAACGTTGAACTTTCTTTCCTCTAGATGGATGTGCTCTGTTACCACCCAAAGAGTACTTGTACATGTAGCGAACggatagagagagagagggagagaattTTGATCAGCCTAATAGAATAGACGCAAACAAGAAATTGAGATAAATGAAACTGATGCCCCATCTGTAGGGAATGGTGGGTAGATGCTCGGGTCTCATGTTTTTTTATTGCTCTGACctttgtttttgttttctttttgttcCTTTTTTTTCCTTATGAAGGTTGGTCCTGGCGAGGTTGATGATGACCTAGAAGGTGAGGTGGCTGAAGAGTGCACTAAATTTGGTACCGTAACTCGTGTCTTAATATTTGAGATAACAGAGGCAAATTTCCCTCATGAGGAAGCCGTTCGGATATTCGTTCAATTTGAGAGAGCAGAACAAGCAACTAAAGCCCTTATCGAACTTGAAGGTCGATTTTTTGGTGGTAGGATTGTTCGTGCCTGCTTCTATGATGAGGGGAGGTTCAGCAATAATGAGTTAGCTCCCATGCCAGGAGAAATTCCTGGCTTTTGACCCAGCAGTTATGGTTCAAATCGTAAGTTCTTTTTATTTTGTCACAGGGACTCTAATTTTGGTTAGAGTGGCTTTAAGTAAAAGGCCTTAGGTGATAGGTCTCCTTGTATTTCTTATCAGAAAATAGGTCCCTTGTATCTATTGTCTCAAGTTTTACACAAAGTATGTATCAAAAACTTCCCCCTGTTTTTGCTGAACTGATGAACTTCATTGAGGTGCAACACCAGAGTAATTTCCCAAGGGTGTGCAGATCTACCATGGACATCTCTCAGTGACGAAGAATGTACAACTTTGACATTACTCTGAGGAACTTGGTTTTAGTGTTTCTTCTAATGCGGGAAGTTAAAATTATTGTTTTACAGTTGGTTCATTAATGTCGAATAACTTTCAGGTATGTCTTCAGTTGGCCATCTAAGTTCTATTTGGCTTTCCCATACCACCATCTGCACTTTCTACATTATCAGATTTGCGTACACTTTGTTATTTTGAACTTGTTGAAACTCCTGTACTTTCCCATTCCAGCCAATTTCGAGCAAAATACTCAAACAGTGAAGCTAAATATGCAAGTGTAAGGACATTTTTTTTGAGAGGGAAATTGTCTCAAAGTCTGAAAAGATTTAAATCTGATCTTAAAGTGAGTAGTTCTGCCATAAGCGACTGAGATGACAAATTGTAACATTCTCTCGAATAGATGGTTAATACAAATCTGCAGGTTATGAATGTTTTACCGCAAACCAGAAAATATGGAAGCTGAAACACTACTATCAACTTGCACCTAAGGgagtggcctagtggtcaatgaaatgAGTTGAGAATTTGAGGTCTTAGGTTAAAATTCTAGCGGAGACAAACACACTACGTGATTCTTTCCATCTGTCCAAGCATTGATTGATAGAATTACCTAGTACTTGTTGCTTGTGGGAGGTAGCAGGTGTCCCGGGGAATTAGTCGCACACCCCCATTTTGGCAAAATATTAACGGATAGGAAAAGAAATCGTAATGAGCAAATTCACACAAAATGAACGTTCGAGTACCCTACGTGCATCTCCGTGACAAGGTTTCCACAGAACCTACTATCCTTTACATCCTTCTTTTTCCATGAGAGTTATCGTTGAACCAACTATTATTGCAACCACAATTTTGACCTTTCAGTTTTTTCCTCGCAAACTTTTCTCAAGTCATACATTTCacttatctatctatctatatttacTTAAAAGGAAAGAAGTCAGACCTAAAAATTTGCCAAGTGTTCCACATATAAAATGCCATGTAGCAACTTTAGGACAAATTAGtttctatttttaaattttgaaatttgaaaacAGTTAATTAGGTAttctatattttaaaaaaaagtagtTTCTACGTTATTCTATATTTAAAAAAAGTAGTAGTAGTTTTTAAAATATAGAATACCTAATTaactgttttcaaatttaaaaatttaaaaatagaaaCTAATTTGTCATTGTTTATATATGCGTAAGTATATTACAGTCATATACAGAATAACTTAGTCATTTTAACTAATTGGGTTTTTTTGTAGGGCGACCGCATTCACGCAAGTATTGGCAGGTCTTTTATCCAAAGGTTCAAACAAGAAATTAAGGAAATGGGTTTGTACATCATGAAGAATTTCGTGGTTTGTCCAAATAATATGAAGCTGAAGACCAAAGACCACACGTTTAAGTTGATGTTCACGCATAAGACCATTGTTGACGAAATACATGATCCACATTTCAACATgtgtattttcaaatttagaaccTATGAGCAGCTGTCAAATCCCCAAGAATTTGACAATACTGAGCTATTTTGTAATTAAATTTCTCTCATTTTTTCCAGTTTCATTTTACTTTGCCTTATTTGTTTTCTATCTTATGAACTCTAAGTGTGAACTAAATCAATACTAATTAGTAATTACAGTACATAAGATCAAAGATTAAGTTTTAGATTAAAGTTGAATTTCTTGACATTGTTAAACCCTCTGTTGAAAATCATAATCTGATTTCTAGAAGGCCTTTGTAGGCGTATGGAACTAAAGAAAGGTTAGTACTGTATCATTTCTCTGAAGATCTCCAGTACAACGGTATATTCTTGGTACTACTTTATATAGTATTTACAGATAGTATTTCAGTGGTTTTATGAAGGCCTAGGGTTAGCTTTTGATCTCTTACTTACATAGATAGCTAATGGAGTTCATGCCCACACTTTTCTTGCATTATCTGAAACCTTCCCTTTTAACAAAACTCAGAAAAATTGATACCAGCTGCCTTTGGAATATACATCTAACTGTTTAATTCTTTTACAATCTTCATTTATATTGTCTATAATGATTACTAATTTTGCACATATTTCCTTGCTTTGTAGATGTCATTGACGAAGTTGTGAGTTATGAGGACGTAGAGTCTATCAAGCAAGATGATAACATCCGTATGTACATGAACATTGAGATACATTTTGTCAAATGCTTCACTTAAAGCAACTTGTGTGGAGGTCAtcatttaaatttcatgttacattGCATTAACCATCATATTTTGCATGTCTTATCATTAACTTTGcacatagcacatgagttgtgcTTATATTCACACAGGTAGAAAATTGC containing:
- the LOC104089172 gene encoding DNA-damage-repair/toleration protein DRT111, chloroplastic, which translates into the protein MLGGLYGDLPPPSSSGDDDKPSNSTSANVWSSSTKMAPPALRKTFAPPQTLLRPQPKPKPQPSLSAAPKPIPLDENTNPNPTLSATSSFQPALVAVTSSVLEEYDPARPNDYEEYRREKKRKQMEAEVRRELEERERREMEREREEKEKREKERELNISGEEAWRRRAAMSGGGGGSSAPPPRSTSPPPGNEFSIGRSESGGLGLGAEGKMTAAQRMMAKMGWKEGQGLGKLEQGITTPLMAKKTDKRGGVIVASEAKQQQQQQQQPEKKVKSVNFNMPPTRVVLLKNMVGPGEVDDDLEGEVAEECTKFGTVTRVLIFEITEANFPHEEAVRIFVQFERAEQATKALIELEGRFFGGRIVRACFYDEGRFSNNELAPMPGEIPGF